A genomic segment from Anolis carolinensis isolate JA03-04 unplaced genomic scaffold, rAnoCar3.1.pri scaffold_112, whole genome shotgun sequence encodes:
- the LOC134292303 gene encoding zinc finger protein 709-like isoform X1, giving the protein MASPLPPYPKSRTGEKLHQCMECGKQFDWKSSLTRHERTHTGEKPYKCMECGGSFSQSGSLRSHQRTHIGEKPYKCMECGGSFSQSGSLRSHQRKHIGEKPYKCMECGESFSWSGSLRSHQRTHTGEKPYKCMECGKSFSQSGHLRSHQRTHTGEKPHKCLECGESFSRSDSLRSHQRKHTGEKPYKCMECGKSFSQSGHLRSHERTHTGEKPYKCMECGESFSWSGSLRSHQRKHTGEKLYECMECGKSFSQSGHLRSHQRTHTGEKPYKCMECGESFSHGSLRSHQRKHTGEKPHKCMECGKSFSEIGNLRSHQRTHTGEKPHKCMECGQSFSRSGHLRSHERTHTGEKPYKCMECGESFSWSGSLRSHQRKHTEEKPYKCMECGESFSWSDSLRSHQRKHTGEKPYKCMECGESFCQRSSLCSHKMTHTGEKPYKCMECGESFRRSDSLRSHQRKHTGEKPYECMECGKSFRWSGSLHSHQKTHLGDAI; this is encoded by the coding sequence atggcaagtcctctacctcccTATCCTAAATCACGCACAGGGGAGAAGTTGCATCAGTgtatggaatgtgggaaacaatttgattggaaaagttctcttactagacatgaacggacccacacaggggagaagccctataaatgcatggaatgtggaggaagcttcagtcagagtggcagtctacgttcccatcaaaggacccacataggggagaagccctataaatgcatggaatgtggaggaagcttcagtcagagtggcagtctacgttcccatcaaaggaagcacataggggagaagccatataaatgcatggaatgtggagaaagcttcagttggagtggcagtctacgttcccatcaaaggacccacacaggggagaagccctataaatgcatggaatgtggaaagagcttcagtcagagtggccatctacgttcccatcaaaggacccacacgggggagaaaccacataaatgcttggaatgtggagaaagcttcagtcgcagtgacagcctacgttcccatcaaaggaagcacacaggggagaagccctataaatgcatggaatgtggaaagagcttcagtcagagtggccatCTACGTTCCcatgaaaggacccacacaggggagaagccatataaatgcatggaatgtggagaaagcttcagttggagtggcagcctacgttcccatcaaaggaagcacacaggggagaagctctatgaatgcatggaatgtgggaagagcttcagtcagagtggccatctacgttcccatcaaaggacccacacgggggagaagccatataaatgcatggaatgtggagaaagcttcagtcacggaagtctacgttcccatcaaaggaagcacacaggggagaagccacataaatgcatggaatgtggaaaaagtttCAGTGAGATTGgcaatctgcgttcccatcaaaggacccacacaggggagaagccacataaatgcatggaatgtggacaaagcttcagtcggagtggacatctacgttcccatgaaaggacccacacaggggagaagccatataaatgcatggaatgtggagaaagcttcagttggagtggcagcctacgttcccatcaaaggaagcacacagaggagaagccatataaatgcatggaatgtggagaaagcttcagttggagtgacagcctacgttcccatcaaaggaagcacacaggggagaagccctataaatgcatggaatgtggagaaagcttctgtCAGAGAAGCAGTCTATGTTCCCATAAAAtgacccacacgggggagaagccctataaatgcatggaatgtggagaaagcttccgtcggagtgacagtctacgttcccatcaaaggaagcacacaggagagaagccatatgaatgcatggaatgtggaaagagcttccgttGGAGTGGCagtctacattcccatcaaaaGACTCACTTGGGAgatgccatataa